From Diceros bicornis minor isolate mBicDic1 chromosome 17, mDicBic1.mat.cur, whole genome shotgun sequence, the proteins below share one genomic window:
- the ARF3 gene encoding ADP-ribosylation factor 3 gives MGNIFGNLLKSLIGKKEMRILMVGLDAAGKTTILYKLKLGEIVTTIPTIGFNVETVEYKNISFTVWDVGGQDKIRPLWRHYFQNTQGLIFVVDSNDRERVNEAREELMRMLAEDELRDAVLLVFANKQDLPNAMNAAEITDKLGLHSLRHRNWYIQATCATSGDGLYEGLDWLANQLKNKK, from the exons ATGGGTAATATCTTTGGAAACCTTCTCAAGAGCCTGATTGGGAAGAAGGAGATGCGTATCCTGATGGTGGGCCTGGATGCAGCAGGAAAGACCACCATCCTGTATAAGCTGAAACTGGGGGAGATCGTCACGACCATCCCCACCATTG GGTTCAATGTGGAGACAGTGGAGTATAAGAACATCAGCTTCACAGTTTGGGATGTGGGTGGCCAAGACAAGATTCGGCCTCTCTGGAGACACTACTTTCAGAACACCCAAG GGTTGATATTTGTGGTCGACAGCAATGATCGGGAGCGAGTAAATGAAGCCCGGGAGGAGCTGATGAGGATGCTGGCAGAGGATGAGCTCCGGGATGCTGTGCTCCTTGTCTTTGCAAACAAACAG GATTTGCCTAATGCTATGAATGCTGCTGAGATCACAGACAAGTTGGGCCTGCATTCCCTGCGTCACCGCAACTGGTACATTCAAGCCACCTGTGCCACCAGCGGGGACGGGCTGTACGAAGGCCTGGACTGGCTGGCCAATCAGCTCAAAAACAAGAAGTGA